Proteins from one Natrinema salinisoli genomic window:
- the glmM gene encoding phosphoglucosamine mutase has protein sequence MQVFGSSGTRGVANEELTPAFVLRVAKAAGTTWGDGDGGDRVAIARDTRHTGRMLADAAASGLASTGTDVDRLGIVPTPGAQAYAEREGVPVMVITASHNPPPYNGVKLVGSDGVELAVADLEAIEETLLAESFTVAPWDETGRVHEIDGVGREYVDDLLAAADHETIADADLTVALDPGHGAGSLTSPEFFRELGCRVVTVNAQPDGHFPGRDPEPIPDNLTDLGRLVRATDADVGIAHDGDADRAIFFDEHGEYVEGDATLAALAAAELEAGDTTVSAVNVSQRLVDVVNEVGAELELTPIGSTNIITRIEELEANGERVPVAGEGNGGIFFPDYRLSRDGAFTAARFLELVAERPVSEIVSPYDGYVNVRRNIEYESTAERDAMLDAAANQAQAADAELNTRDGYRLDYGDAWVLARPSGTEPLVRIYAEARDADRAETLAEDMYEALAEAKADA, from the coding sequence TTCGGATCGAGTGGGACCCGAGGCGTCGCCAACGAGGAGTTGACGCCCGCGTTCGTCCTGCGCGTCGCGAAAGCGGCGGGGACGACCTGGGGGGACGGCGACGGTGGGGATCGGGTCGCCATCGCCCGCGACACGCGCCATACGGGACGCATGCTGGCCGACGCGGCCGCCAGCGGGCTGGCGAGTACGGGAACCGACGTCGACCGCCTCGGGATCGTCCCCACGCCGGGAGCACAGGCCTACGCCGAACGGGAAGGGGTCCCCGTGATGGTGATCACGGCGTCGCACAACCCGCCGCCGTACAACGGCGTCAAACTCGTCGGGAGCGACGGCGTCGAGCTCGCGGTCGCCGACCTCGAGGCGATCGAGGAGACCCTGCTCGCGGAGTCGTTCACCGTCGCTCCCTGGGACGAGACCGGTCGCGTCCACGAGATCGACGGCGTGGGACGTGAGTACGTCGACGACCTGCTCGCGGCTGCGGATCATGAGACGATCGCCGACGCCGATCTCACCGTCGCGCTCGATCCGGGCCACGGCGCGGGATCGCTGACCAGCCCCGAGTTCTTCCGCGAACTCGGCTGTCGCGTCGTGACGGTCAACGCCCAGCCGGACGGCCACTTCCCCGGCCGCGATCCCGAGCCGATCCCGGACAACCTCACCGATCTCGGCCGGCTCGTCCGGGCCACTGACGCCGACGTCGGCATCGCCCACGACGGCGACGCCGATCGCGCCATCTTCTTCGACGAGCACGGCGAGTACGTCGAGGGCGACGCCACCCTCGCCGCGCTCGCGGCCGCCGAACTCGAGGCCGGCGACACCACCGTCTCCGCGGTCAACGTCTCCCAGCGCCTCGTCGACGTCGTGAACGAGGTCGGGGCCGAACTCGAGCTCACCCCGATTGGCTCGACGAACATCATCACCCGCATCGAGGAACTCGAGGCCAACGGCGAACGGGTGCCGGTCGCGGGCGAGGGCAACGGCGGGATCTTCTTCCCCGACTATCGGCTCTCGCGAGACGGGGCCTTCACGGCCGCGCGCTTCCTCGAGCTAGTGGCCGAACGCCCCGTCAGCGAGATCGTCTCCCCCTACGACGGCTACGTCAACGTCCGACGCAACATCGAGTACGAGTCGACGGCCGAACGCGACGCGATGCTCGACGCCGCGGCCAACCAGGCACAGGCCGCCGACGCGGAACTCAACACTCGAGACGGCTACCGGCTAGACTACGGCGACGCGTGGGTGCTTGCCCGCCCCTCCGGGACCGAACCGCTCGTCCGGATCTACGCCGAGGCCCGCGACGCCGACCGCGCCGAGACGCTCGCCGAGGACATGTACGAGGCGCTGGCCGAGGCGAAGGCCGACGCCTGA
- a CDS encoding O-acetylhomoserine aminocarboxypropyltransferase/cysteine synthase family protein, with product MSDDASDGHDADGETPPASRKGGGETADSDRETSPRSRDGERGLGTRSVHAGQSPDPETGAMAPPIYQTTSYVFEDADTAADRYALEDDGYIYSRIANPTVSTLEDRLADLEGGAGAVATGSGMAALDSAVLILAEAGDNVVCSTDTYGGTTAYFSKTATRRDIEPKFVPTLEYDAYEDAIDEDTAFVHVETIGNPSLVTPDFERVAEIAHENGVPLVVDNTFATPALCRPLEHGADVVWESTTKWLHGSGTTVGGVLVDGGSFPWGEHGYEEIAGLNHAYHDVDFSRDFPEAPFAATARFRSLRSLGNQQSPFDAWQTLQGLETMPLRVEKHCENASIVADYLDDHEDVAWVTHPGLVDHPTHDNARRYLEDYGGMVAFGLEEGFEAGKAFCENVEVAQFLANIGDAKTLVIHPASTTHGQLSPEERAEAGVTDDLIRMSVGIEDPADILADLEQAIAAATRACREEGETS from the coding sequence ATGAGCGACGACGCGAGCGACGGGCACGACGCCGATGGCGAGACGCCTCCGGCGTCTCGAAAAGGAGGCGGTGAAACCGCCGACTCCGATCGCGAGACGTCTCCGAGGTCCCGAGACGGCGAGCGCGGTCTCGGCACGCGCAGCGTCCACGCCGGACAGTCCCCCGATCCGGAGACCGGCGCGATGGCACCGCCGATCTACCAGACGACCTCCTACGTCTTCGAGGACGCCGACACGGCCGCCGACCGGTACGCCCTCGAGGACGACGGCTACATCTACTCTCGCATCGCGAACCCGACCGTCAGCACGCTCGAGGATCGCCTCGCGGACCTCGAGGGCGGCGCGGGCGCGGTCGCGACGGGCAGCGGCATGGCCGCGCTGGATTCTGCAGTACTGATCCTCGCCGAGGCGGGCGACAACGTGGTCTGTTCGACCGACACCTACGGCGGGACGACCGCCTACTTCTCGAAGACGGCGACCCGACGGGACATCGAGCCGAAATTCGTCCCCACCCTCGAGTACGACGCCTACGAGGACGCCATCGACGAGGACACCGCCTTCGTCCACGTCGAGACGATCGGGAACCCCTCGCTGGTGACGCCCGACTTCGAGCGCGTCGCCGAGATCGCCCACGAGAACGGCGTGCCGCTAGTCGTGGACAACACCTTCGCGACGCCGGCGCTCTGTCGCCCCCTCGAGCACGGGGCTGACGTCGTCTGGGAGTCGACCACCAAGTGGCTCCACGGCTCGGGCACGACGGTCGGCGGGGTCCTCGTCGACGGCGGCTCGTTCCCCTGGGGCGAGCACGGCTACGAGGAGATCGCGGGGCTGAACCACGCCTACCACGACGTCGACTTCTCGCGGGACTTCCCCGAGGCACCCTTCGCGGCGACGGCCAGGTTCCGGTCGCTGCGCAGTCTGGGCAACCAGCAGTCACCGTTCGACGCCTGGCAAACGCTGCAGGGGCTCGAGACGATGCCCTTGCGCGTCGAGAAGCACTGCGAGAACGCCTCGATCGTGGCGGACTACCTCGACGACCACGAGGACGTCGCCTGGGTCACCCATCCGGGGCTCGTGGACCATCCCACCCACGACAATGCCAGACGATACCTCGAGGACTACGGCGGGATGGTCGCGTTCGGACTCGAAGAGGGATTCGAGGCGGGGAAGGCCTTCTGCGAGAACGTGGAGGTCGCCCAGTTCCTCGCGAACATCGGCGACGCGAAGACGCTCGTGATCCACCCGGCGAGTACGACTCACGGGCAGCTCTCGCCCGAAGAGCGGGCAGAGGCGGGCGTTACGGACGACCTGATCCGGATGTCGGTCGGGATCGAGGATCCCGCGGACATTCTCGCCGACCTCGAGCAAGCGATCGCGGCGGCGACGCGAGCCTGTCGCGAGGAGGGTGAGACATCGTGA
- the serA gene encoding phosphoglycerate dehydrogenase, with protein sequence MKVLVTDPIADAGLDVLRDAGHEVETGYELEGDALLEAVSDANGLIVRSGTEVTEDVLDAAEDLVIVGRAGIGVDNIDIDAAKDHGVIVANAPEGNVRAAAEHTVAMTFATARSIPQAHIRLKNGEWAKSDYLGTELDGKTLGVVGLGRVGQEVAKKLDSLGMDIVAYDPYISEERADRIGAELVEFEPCLEAADFLTVHTPLTPETEGLIGEDELSLLGDGYLVNCARGGVVDEDALAAKVEDGTLAGAAIDVFAEEPLPADSPLLEHDDIIVTPHLGASTEAAQENVATSTASQVNAALIGEPVANALNAPSIDESAFPRVEPYIDLAETAGKVAAQLLEGRIENIEVTYEGEIADEDVEFVTASALKGVFEPLEWQVNAVNAPQIAEDRGVDVTESKTRQAEDFQSLISVTVSNDDDKVSVDGTLFAGDDPRIVRIDGYRVDAIPHGRMVIARNTDEPGVIGLIGSVMGDHDVNIAGMFNARETIGGEALTVYNVDSEVPDAAKEELEADERIIGISDITLNGQA encoded by the coding sequence ATGAAGGTTCTCGTCACGGATCCCATCGCGGATGCGGGTCTGGACGTACTCAGAGACGCCGGGCACGAAGTCGAGACGGGCTACGAACTCGAGGGCGACGCCCTCCTCGAGGCGGTTTCCGACGCGAACGGATTGATCGTCCGCTCGGGAACGGAGGTCACCGAGGACGTCCTCGATGCTGCGGAGGATCTGGTTATCGTCGGTCGAGCGGGGATCGGCGTCGACAACATCGACATCGACGCCGCGAAAGATCACGGCGTCATCGTCGCCAACGCTCCCGAAGGGAACGTTCGTGCGGCCGCCGAACACACCGTCGCGATGACGTTCGCGACCGCTCGATCCATCCCGCAGGCCCACATCCGCCTGAAAAACGGCGAGTGGGCGAAGAGCGACTACCTCGGGACGGAACTCGACGGCAAGACCCTGGGCGTCGTCGGCCTCGGCCGTGTCGGTCAGGAGGTCGCAAAGAAGCTCGACTCGCTGGGCATGGACATCGTCGCCTACGACCCCTACATCAGCGAGGAGCGCGCCGACCGCATCGGTGCCGAACTCGTCGAGTTCGAGCCGTGTCTCGAGGCCGCGGACTTCCTGACCGTTCACACGCCGCTGACCCCCGAAACGGAGGGGCTGATCGGCGAGGACGAACTATCGCTGCTGGGCGACGGCTATCTGGTCAACTGCGCCCGCGGGGGCGTCGTCGACGAGGACGCGCTGGCCGCCAAGGTCGAGGACGGTACCCTGGCCGGCGCGGCGATCGACGTCTTCGCCGAGGAGCCGCTCCCGGCCGACTCGCCGCTGCTCGAGCACGACGACATCATCGTCACGCCCCACCTCGGTGCCTCGACGGAGGCCGCACAGGAGAACGTCGCCACCTCGACGGCCTCGCAGGTCAACGCCGCCCTGATCGGCGAGCCCGTCGCGAACGCCCTGAACGCGCCGTCGATCGACGAGAGCGCGTTCCCCCGCGTCGAGCCCTACATCGACCTCGCGGAGACCGCCGGCAAGGTCGCCGCACAGCTCCTCGAGGGTCGCATCGAGAACATCGAAGTCACCTACGAGGGCGAGATAGCCGACGAGGACGTCGAGTTCGTCACCGCGAGCGCGCTCAAGGGCGTCTTCGAACCCCTCGAGTGGCAGGTCAACGCGGTCAACGCGCCCCAGATCGCCGAGGACCGCGGCGTCGACGTCACCGAGTCCAAGACCCGACAGGCCGAGGACTTTCAGAGCCTGATCTCCGTGACCGTCAGCAACGACGACGACAAGGTGTCCGTCGACGGCACCCTCTTCGCCGGCGACGACCCGCGCATCGTCCGCATCGACGGCTACCGCGTCGACGCCATCCCCCACGGGCGGATGGTCATCGCGCGCAACACGGACGAGCCCGGCGTCATCGGCCTGATCGGCTCCGTGATGGGCGACCACGACGTCAACATCGCCGGCATGTTCAACGCCCGCGAAACCATCGGCGGCGAGGCCCTGACCGTCTACAACGTCGACAGCGAGGTCCCCGACGCGGCCAAGGAGGAACTCGAGGCCGACGAGCGAATCATCGGCATCAGCGACATCACGCTGAACGGGCAGGCTTAA
- a CDS encoding universal stress protein, with amino-acid sequence MSRRVLVPMDDSEPARAALEHALEWVPADQVSVVHAVGDLEADYGSIVSEDDEPAFFADVRAIANEYDRSIETAVVDGDGVADAILEYADEVGVDAIVMGSEGKAGVSRMLLGSVAEAVTRRAGIPVTIVP; translated from the coding sequence ATGTCCAGACGCGTTCTCGTCCCGATGGACGACTCCGAACCGGCGCGAGCAGCGCTCGAGCACGCCCTCGAGTGGGTTCCCGCCGATCAGGTGTCGGTCGTCCACGCGGTCGGCGACCTCGAGGCGGACTACGGCAGCATCGTCTCGGAGGACGACGAACCCGCGTTCTTCGCTGACGTGAGGGCGATCGCCAACGAATACGACCGCTCGATCGAAACGGCCGTCGTCGACGGCGACGGCGTGGCGGACGCGATCCTCGAGTACGCCGACGAGGTGGGGGTCGACGCGATCGTCATGGGGAGCGAGGGAAAAGCCGGCGTCTCGCGGATGTTGCTCGGGAGCGTCGCGGAAGCGGTCACGCGCCGCGCGGGGATTCCGGTGACAATCGTGCCGTGA
- a CDS encoding universal stress protein — MYDRILLPTDAEEGTELAIEHAIALAEHTDAALDLLYVVDSDVYSTYSGDEYVHEFEGLEAALEQIGEDALGSAAEAARAAGLEPTTVVRHGSPHEQIIDYADEVDADLIVMGSKERPGEYRQLLGSVTDRVARLASRPVTIVKTPVEDSE, encoded by the coding sequence ATGTACGATCGGATCCTACTGCCGACCGACGCGGAGGAGGGGACGGAACTGGCGATCGAACACGCGATCGCCCTCGCGGAACACACCGACGCGGCGCTGGACCTGCTGTACGTCGTCGACAGCGACGTCTACAGCACCTACAGCGGCGACGAATACGTCCACGAGTTCGAGGGACTCGAGGCCGCCCTCGAACAGATCGGCGAGGACGCGCTCGGATCGGCCGCCGAGGCGGCCCGGGCGGCGGGGCTCGAACCGACGACGGTCGTCAGGCACGGGTCGCCACACGAGCAGATCATCGACTACGCCGACGAGGTGGACGCCGATCTGATCGTCATGGGGTCGAAGGAACGACCCGGCGAGTACCGACAGTTGCTCGGTAGCGTCACCGACCGCGTCGCACGACTCGCCTCGCGGCCGGTGACGATCGTCAAGACGCCCGTCGAGGACAGCGAGTGA
- the metX gene encoding homoserine O-acetyltransferase MetX, which yields MTTKNTVSLGQFQFESGESIPNLEVAYETYGEFTGDNAVLACHALTGSAHVARRPDAGGETAGQARAWWGDVVGPGKAIDTSEYYVICANAPGSCYGTTGPASENPETGEPYGTDFPPVTVGDWTRAQRQLLDELGVGRLHAVVGGSVGGMNVLDWLRRYPDDVERAGAVATAARLDAQCLALDTVARRAITGDPNWNGGHYYGGPEPEEGLARARQIGHIMYLSKASMGRKFGRRSAGRAAVREEPLDPAAAFFPYREVESYLDYQADKFTDRFDANSYLYMTRAMDDFDLSAGYESDADALAAFEGELLLLSFTGDWHFTVEQAEALAEACREATVDVAHHVVESDHGHDAFLVEPEKVGPPLADLLEDGLAGRAITDTAPEADDSGEFAPVHTSLFSE from the coding sequence GTGACGACGAAGAACACGGTCAGTCTCGGGCAGTTCCAGTTCGAGAGCGGGGAGTCGATCCCGAACCTCGAGGTCGCCTACGAGACGTACGGCGAGTTCACCGGTGACAACGCGGTGCTGGCCTGTCACGCGCTGACCGGCAGCGCCCACGTCGCCCGCCGGCCGGACGCGGGCGGAGAGACGGCAGGGCAGGCTCGCGCCTGGTGGGGCGACGTCGTCGGGCCCGGGAAGGCGATCGACACGAGCGAGTACTACGTCATCTGTGCGAACGCGCCCGGGTCGTGTTACGGAACGACGGGACCCGCGAGCGAGAATCCCGAGACGGGCGAGCCCTACGGGACCGACTTCCCGCCGGTCACGGTCGGCGACTGGACCCGGGCCCAGCGGCAGCTACTCGACGAGCTCGGCGTCGGACGACTCCACGCCGTCGTCGGCGGCAGCGTCGGCGGGATGAACGTCCTCGACTGGCTGCGCCGGTATCCCGACGACGTCGAGCGGGCCGGCGCGGTCGCCACCGCCGCTCGGCTCGACGCCCAGTGTCTCGCGCTCGATACCGTCGCTCGACGGGCGATCACGGGCGATCCCAACTGGAACGGCGGCCACTACTACGGCGGTCCGGAACCCGAGGAAGGGCTGGCTCGAGCGCGCCAGATCGGCCACATCATGTACCTCTCGAAGGCCTCGATGGGGCGCAAGTTCGGCCGCCGGTCGGCGGGACGGGCGGCGGTTCGCGAGGAGCCGCTGGATCCCGCCGCCGCGTTCTTCCCGTATCGGGAAGTCGAGTCCTATCTGGACTATCAGGCCGACAAGTTCACCGACCGGTTCGACGCCAACAGCTACCTCTACATGACGCGCGCGATGGACGACTTCGACCTGTCGGCGGGCTACGAGTCCGACGCCGACGCGCTCGCGGCCTTCGAGGGCGAACTCCTGCTCCTCTCGTTTACCGGCGACTGGCACTTCACCGTCGAGCAGGCCGAAGCGCTGGCCGAGGCCTGCCGCGAGGCGACCGTCGACGTCGCCCACCACGTCGTCGAATCCGACCACGGTCACGACGCCTTCCTCGTCGAACCGGAAAAAGTCGGGCCGCCGCTGGCCGACCTGCTCGAGGACGGACTCGCCGGCCGCGCGATCACCGACACGGCACCGGAGGCCGACGATTCCGGCGAGTTCGCTCCGGTCCACACGAGCCTGTTTTCGGAGTAA
- the serB gene encoding phosphoserine phosphatase SerB, with the protein MTVVAFDFDGTLSDSEMTVLLGDRRSVADSMADITERAMNDEIGYAESLRRRAALLEGLPEAEAEAAFDEVVLREGAADLIAELNEAGVTTAILTGGFERGVAAALEREGVSVDHIVSNRLPMKAGELTGAVDGPLIEGTKDDALEDLAADVGVDLADTVAVGDGANDLPMLEVAGLAIGFDPKPAVEPHCDVVVTSMAEARETLVDDGVLAGD; encoded by the coding sequence ATGACAGTCGTTGCGTTCGACTTCGACGGGACGCTTTCCGACTCGGAAATGACCGTGCTGCTCGGCGACCGCCGTAGCGTGGCTGACAGCATGGCCGATATCACGGAACGGGCGATGAACGACGAGATCGGTTACGCCGAGAGTCTGCGCCGGCGCGCGGCGCTGCTCGAGGGACTGCCCGAAGCCGAAGCCGAGGCCGCCTTCGACGAGGTCGTCCTCCGCGAGGGAGCCGCCGACCTCATCGCGGAACTGAACGAGGCCGGCGTCACGACCGCTATCCTCACCGGCGGGTTCGAACGCGGCGTCGCAGCGGCGCTCGAGCGCGAAGGCGTCTCCGTGGATCACATCGTCTCGAACCGGCTCCCGATGAAAGCGGGCGAGCTCACCGGCGCGGTCGACGGGCCGCTGATCGAGGGGACCAAGGACGACGCGCTCGAGGACCTCGCCGCCGACGTCGGCGTCGACCTCGCGGACACCGTCGCGGTCGGCGACGGGGCCAACGACCTGCCGATGCTCGAGGTCGCGGGGCTGGCGATCGGCTTCGACCCGAAACCGGCGGTCGAACCGCACTGCGACGTCGTCGTCACGTCGATGGCCGAGGCTCGCGAGACGCTCGTCGACGACGGCGTCCTCGCCGGGGACTGA
- a CDS encoding DUF7118 family protein produces MSERVPPADARSNTGTGTDDGEPTPLESLEAARRRLETVDTRIADHGEETVEEVATAYRNATTLLDDYVDRATGTGKENFQAYIELEGKFDGLVSGLSDDIPEYEAFEEALERIDKRRLSESDFERATAALEPAAEYAELLEEREAARDELAEARKEANKRLRTIDDEIDERERLLELANADLDAPVDRLREPIETYNEVIREAFRDYRLEASAREVFALLERSRWYPFVSYERPPDELLAYVRDNEAGEYTIPELLEYADYSRSKLSHYVESADELKRSVATQQTYLDGIDPEPLTIDWPPEPAGALRTRAREYRPFVARIADEDAVATLREVRLLATESDYDRLQTAAQAVAQLTPAERERLTDGRVADELEALRTEREQLEEALEVDDPV; encoded by the coding sequence ATGAGCGAGCGCGTCCCTCCAGCCGACGCCCGCTCGAACACCGGTACCGGGACCGACGACGGCGAACCGACGCCACTCGAGTCGCTCGAGGCCGCCCGACGGCGACTCGAGACGGTCGACACCCGCATCGCGGACCACGGCGAGGAGACCGTCGAGGAGGTCGCGACGGCCTACCGGAACGCGACGACACTGCTGGACGATTACGTCGACCGCGCGACGGGCACGGGCAAGGAAAACTTCCAGGCGTACATCGAACTCGAGGGGAAATTCGACGGACTGGTGTCGGGGCTGTCGGACGACATCCCCGAATACGAGGCCTTCGAGGAGGCGCTCGAGCGGATCGACAAGCGCCGACTCAGCGAGTCGGATTTCGAGCGGGCCACGGCGGCGCTCGAGCCGGCCGCCGAGTACGCCGAGCTGCTCGAGGAGCGCGAGGCCGCCCGCGACGAACTGGCGGAGGCTCGCAAAGAAGCGAACAAACGCCTGCGAACTATCGACGACGAGATCGACGAGCGTGAACGGCTCCTCGAACTGGCGAACGCGGATCTGGACGCGCCCGTCGACCGCCTCCGGGAGCCGATCGAGACGTACAACGAAGTGATCCGCGAGGCGTTTCGAGACTATCGGCTCGAGGCCAGCGCCCGCGAGGTGTTCGCCCTGCTCGAGCGGAGCCGGTGGTACCCGTTCGTGAGCTACGAACGGCCGCCCGACGAACTGCTGGCGTACGTCCGCGATAACGAGGCCGGCGAGTACACGATCCCCGAATTGCTCGAGTATGCGGACTACTCCCGATCGAAGCTCTCCCACTACGTCGAGAGCGCGGACGAACTCAAGCGATCGGTGGCGACCCAGCAGACGTATCTCGACGGGATCGACCCCGAGCCGCTGACGATCGACTGGCCGCCGGAACCCGCCGGCGCGCTCCGCACCCGGGCACGCGAGTACCGCCCCTTCGTCGCTCGGATCGCCGACGAAGACGCGGTCGCGACCCTGCGCGAAGTCCGCCTGCTCGCGACGGAGTCCGACTACGACCGTCTGCAGACCGCCGCCCAGGCCGTCGCACAGCTCACCCCCGCCGAACGCGAACGGCTGACCGACGGCCGCGTCGCGGACGAACTCGAGGCCCTGCGGACCGAACGGGAGCAACTCGAGGAGGCGCTCGAGGTCGACGACCCGGTCTGA
- the hisI gene encoding phosphoribosyl-AMP cyclohydrolase, whose product MDDDVSVDFGEDGLVPAVAQDADTGEVLMLAYVSPEALERTRETGRAHYYSRSRDELWEKGATSGHVQAVREVRVDCDADTLLYLVDQEGGACHTGHRSCFHRTIEGETVGEQVFDPEAVYE is encoded by the coding sequence ATGGACGACGACGTTTCGGTCGACTTCGGTGAGGACGGGCTCGTCCCCGCCGTGGCACAGGACGCCGACACCGGCGAGGTCCTCATGCTCGCATACGTCTCGCCGGAGGCCCTCGAGCGGACCCGCGAGACCGGCCGAGCGCACTACTACTCCCGGAGCCGCGATGAACTCTGGGAGAAGGGCGCGACGAGCGGCCACGTGCAGGCAGTCCGGGAGGTCCGAGTGGACTGCGACGCCGATACGCTCCTCTACCTGGTCGACCAGGAGGGCGGCGCGTGTCACACCGGCCACCGGTCGTGTTTCCACCGGACGATCGAGGGCGAGACCGTCGGCGAACAGGTGTTCGACCCCGAGGCAGTCTACGAGTAA